A single window of Vigna radiata var. radiata cultivar VC1973A chromosome 4, Vradiata_ver6, whole genome shotgun sequence DNA harbors:
- the LOC106758745 gene encoding nucleolin, giving the protein MAGPNDPNEPTLPPKRKSDPDLQDLPSKIAKLATPDLKQTHEPQPSADHSTSQPPTSSSDPKEPDKEIQNDDVEEKNPLNDDEEYQNDVEDEDDDDDDDDEEEEEEEDRKGKGISREDKGKGKMVQEDEDDDDDSDDDSDDDASDDDGSDFSDDPLTEVDLNNILPSRTRGRTGAASAGVHISDDSGKAAVGGLGDDDDDSDDSDA; this is encoded by the coding sequence ATGGCTGGACCAAACGACCCCAATGAACCCACATTACCCCCGAAGCGTAAGTCCGATCCTGATCTTCAAGATCTCCCATCCAAAATTGCAAAGCTCGCCACTCCCGACCTCAAACAAACCCACGAACCCCAACCTAGTGCTGACCACAGCACTTCCCAACCTCCCACTTCTTCCTCCGACCCTAAGGAACCCGACAAAGAAATCCAAAACGACGACGTCGAAGAAAAGAACCCCCTAAACGACGACGAGGAGTACCAAAACGACGTTGAGGATGAAGACGACGAtgacgacgacgacgacgaggaagaggaagaggaagaggaccGAAAGGGGAAAGGGATTTCGCGTGAAGACAAGGGAAAAGGGAAAATGGTACAAGAAgacgaggatgatgatgatgattccgACGACGATAGTGATGACGACGCTTCCGATGACGACGGAAGTGACTTCTCTGACGACCCGCTCACAGAGGTCGATTTGAATAACATTCTGCCGTCCAGGACTCGTGGGCGGACGGGGGCGGCGAGTGCAGGAGTGCACATTTCCGATGACTCGGGGAAAGCGGCCGTAGGCGGCCTAGGCGATGATGACGATGATAGCGACGACAGTGATGCTTGA